Proteins encoded within one genomic window of Candidatus Hydrogenedentota bacterium:
- a CDS encoding ABC transporter ATP-binding protein translates to MLELRNVVKQYDGGENPLRVLSNLNLRVEAGESIAIVGPSGCGKSTLLNLIGSLDSPTSGEVVFKDKNIASLPEADLATFRSAEIGFVFQSHMLLPQCTVLENILLPTLVGKDASTALDRATRLLERVGLRDRASDLPERLSGGERQRVAVVRALINKPSLLLADEPTGSLNQKGAHDLAQLLLELNREEQLTLIVVTHSMAIAELMGRVLELCEGALREP, encoded by the coding sequence TTGCTCGAACTGCGTAACGTCGTCAAACAGTACGACGGCGGTGAAAACCCACTTCGAGTGCTCTCCAATTTGAACCTGCGTGTTGAGGCCGGAGAATCGATTGCCATCGTCGGCCCTTCCGGCTGCGGTAAGAGCACACTTCTCAACCTTATCGGCTCGCTCGATTCGCCCACATCGGGAGAGGTGGTCTTCAAAGACAAGAACATCGCATCGTTGCCTGAGGCGGACCTCGCAACATTCAGAAGCGCAGAGATTGGCTTCGTCTTCCAATCGCACATGCTCCTGCCTCAATGCACCGTGCTCGAGAACATCTTGCTCCCAACGCTTGTAGGCAAGGACGCTTCGACTGCGCTGGACCGCGCCACGCGCCTCCTCGAGCGCGTTGGATTGCGCGACCGCGCCTCGGATCTACCCGAACGGCTGTCCGGAGGAGAACGCCAGCGCGTCGCGGTAGTCCGCGCCCTCATCAACAAACCCAGCCTTCTGCTCGCCGACGAGCCCACCGGCTCGCTGAATCAGAAAGGCGCCCACGACTTGGCTCAACTCCTTCTTGAACTCAATCGCGAAGAACAGTTGACGCTTATCGTCGTGACTCATTCCATGGCAATTGCCGAGCTCATGGGACGCGTTCTCGAATTGTGCGAGGGCGCGTTACGCGAACCATGA
- a CDS encoding ABC transporter permease: MNRFTPIARSLRYFKRLHAGLFFGTLLAASILTGALIVGDSADYTLRTYALSRLGGIHLVVVAGDRTFSQGLIRDVDAKVDTPLSGALLLRGMVIRQDAATGKQTQVNQAQITGVEDTFWSFGSAGPPVLGEREAAVDERLAARLGVKPGDTLALRIPVPSLLSRDAPLSSREEEAARRINVRVSAVLSDAQMGRFGLTATQLPPFNVFLRLGDLQSQMELQDRVNLVLFGGNTDASALQAAIRESWKPEYSGLRIRRAGNAALQLESDRIFIDEPVYNAASAIPQAQATLTYLVNRIAKGDRFTPYSFMTAGACADGLRDDQIVLNSWLASALDAREGDSISVAYYEVTPSNQFVERSRQFTVHSIVPIESLNLEKELVPDFPGLSNVESCADWKIGMPMDDTLLKDKSNEEYWKQYRQTPKAFVTLRAGQEMWGNRFGKVTAVRFQDPAATQQSIDSELARNVDPADLGFVVEDVRTKALKAVGEAIDLGGLFFGMSFFLLISALTLTALLYTLGVQQRAGEIGLMLAIGLGRARVRTQFLTEGFLVSVPAALLGALIGIAYAQALLQGLAKFWGGAVGNIHILFHASGSSIASGAAATIFCALGVTFLCLRRIMRFPARELLQGDFTQPRQTYRTGRIGRIVATLSLLSAVTITALTFFSEAEDVSMSFFTSGFLVLLAGLLIARDMLIRAAFSKRAGLPTPWRIALLNASRRRSRSLGMISTLASGCFLVLAVASMQKDPAANSEMHWSGTGGFSLYAETTTPLIDSAAISKAFPEFTSAALRVRDGDDASCLNLNHAQTPRIFGVNTEAMTEMKAFLPANGDNIWRLLDSDTGNTVPILAGDANTAMWGLKMKVGDTLDVLDDSGNTVSLKLVGTLPMALSVFQGTVLISDAAFTRLWPSEQGFRAFLVASASPPAPETVAKLQSDFSRDGMDVMTTVDRLRMFYAVESTYLSMFLALGGLGVLLGAAATGIVVLRNVFERRREIALLHAFGYPAPMVFRLLLREHALLLLGGILVGAGAATVAMTPALVSMQTAAGALSRYTVPFAALLLAAASVWAALVFALRSSNIRALRSE; the protein is encoded by the coding sequence ATGAATCGATTCACGCCGATAGCGCGCAGCCTGCGTTACTTCAAGCGATTGCACGCGGGACTCTTTTTCGGAACCCTACTCGCCGCAAGCATCCTCACCGGTGCGCTCATTGTCGGCGATTCCGCGGACTACACCTTGCGCACCTACGCGCTGTCACGCCTGGGCGGAATCCACCTCGTAGTGGTCGCCGGAGATCGCACGTTCTCACAGGGGCTGATTCGCGACGTGGACGCCAAGGTAGACACCCCGCTATCCGGTGCGCTTCTCTTGCGAGGCATGGTCATTCGCCAAGACGCCGCCACCGGCAAACAGACGCAAGTAAACCAAGCCCAGATTACTGGCGTGGAAGACACCTTTTGGTCCTTCGGCAGCGCGGGGCCTCCTGTACTTGGTGAGCGCGAGGCCGCCGTCGACGAGCGGCTTGCCGCCAGACTCGGAGTAAAACCCGGCGACACGCTAGCCCTTCGCATCCCCGTCCCCAGCTTGTTGTCGCGCGATGCGCCGTTGTCCTCGCGAGAGGAAGAGGCTGCCCGGCGCATCAATGTGCGCGTAAGCGCCGTGTTGTCCGACGCGCAGATGGGACGTTTCGGATTGACGGCCACTCAACTCCCGCCATTCAACGTCTTCCTGCGCCTCGGCGATCTTCAATCGCAGATGGAATTGCAGGATCGGGTCAACCTGGTGCTTTTCGGTGGCAACACAGACGCGTCCGCTCTGCAGGCGGCAATTCGGGAATCCTGGAAACCCGAATACAGCGGATTGCGCATCCGGCGCGCCGGCAATGCGGCGCTGCAACTCGAAAGCGACCGCATATTTATCGATGAACCCGTCTACAACGCGGCATCCGCGATACCGCAAGCGCAGGCTACCTTGACGTATCTTGTGAACCGCATAGCCAAAGGGGATCGCTTCACGCCCTATTCCTTCATGACGGCTGGAGCGTGTGCCGACGGCTTGCGCGACGATCAAATTGTGCTCAACTCGTGGCTCGCGAGCGCACTCGATGCGCGCGAGGGAGATTCGATTTCGGTCGCATACTATGAAGTGACGCCCTCCAATCAATTCGTGGAACGCTCGCGTCAGTTCACGGTTCATTCCATCGTTCCCATCGAGTCCCTGAACCTCGAAAAGGAACTCGTGCCCGATTTCCCCGGACTCAGCAATGTCGAGAGCTGCGCCGACTGGAAAATCGGAATGCCGATGGACGACACACTCCTCAAAGACAAATCCAACGAGGAGTACTGGAAACAGTATCGCCAGACCCCCAAGGCATTCGTCACGCTTCGCGCCGGTCAAGAGATGTGGGGGAATCGATTTGGCAAGGTCACGGCGGTTCGATTTCAGGATCCCGCTGCGACGCAGCAGTCAATCGATTCGGAATTGGCTCGGAATGTGGACCCCGCCGATCTTGGCTTTGTGGTCGAAGACGTTCGGACCAAAGCCCTGAAAGCCGTTGGCGAAGCCATCGATTTGGGCGGACTCTTCTTTGGAATGAGCTTCTTTTTGCTGATCTCCGCTCTGACCCTCACCGCACTGCTTTACACACTCGGTGTTCAGCAACGCGCCGGTGAAATTGGCCTCATGCTCGCAATTGGACTGGGCCGCGCTCGCGTCCGCACGCAGTTTCTGACCGAAGGATTTCTCGTGTCCGTGCCCGCGGCCTTGCTTGGCGCACTTATCGGAATTGCTTACGCTCAGGCACTGCTGCAGGGACTTGCCAAGTTCTGGGGCGGCGCTGTCGGTAACATCCACATCCTGTTCCACGCATCCGGTTCTTCGATTGCGTCAGGCGCGGCAGCCACCATATTCTGCGCGCTCGGTGTGACGTTTCTATGTTTGCGGCGCATCATGCGCTTCCCCGCGCGCGAGCTGCTGCAGGGCGATTTCACTCAGCCGCGCCAAACCTATCGCACCGGCAGAATAGGCCGAATTGTGGCTACCTTATCCCTGCTGTCTGCAGTGACCATTACCGCTCTCACCTTCTTCTCCGAAGCGGAAGACGTCTCCATGTCCTTCTTCACTTCCGGATTCCTCGTCTTGCTCGCGGGACTGCTCATCGCGCGCGACATGCTCATACGCGCGGCCTTCAGCAAGAGAGCAGGGCTTCCGACGCCGTGGCGTATCGCCCTGCTTAACGCCTCGCGGCGCAGGTCTCGCAGCTTGGGCATGATCTCGACTCTCGCGTCGGGATGTTTCCTCGTGCTGGCGGTCGCATCCATGCAGAAAGACCCCGCCGCGAACTCCGAAATGCATTGGTCCGGGACCGGCGGCTTCTCGCTCTACGCAGAAACGACGACCCCGCTAATCGATTCCGCGGCGATTTCGAAGGCGTTTCCGGAATTCACCTCTGCCGCGCTGCGCGTACGCGACGGCGACGACGCCAGTTGTCTCAACCTCAACCACGCCCAGACTCCGCGTATCTTTGGTGTGAACACCGAAGCCATGACAGAGATGAAGGCGTTTCTGCCCGCCAATGGTGACAACATCTGGCGTCTGCTCGATTCGGACACAGGCAACACCGTTCCCATCCTTGCCGGCGATGCCAATACCGCCATGTGGGGCCTGAAGATGAAAGTGGGCGATACGCTTGATGTGCTCGACGATTCGGGAAACACGGTCTCGTTAAAGCTCGTTGGTACACTCCCGATGGCGCTCTCGGTATTTCAGGGAACCGTTCTAATTTCGGACGCCGCTTTCACGCGCCTGTGGCCATCCGAACAGGGTTTTCGCGCGTTCCTCGTCGCTTCGGCGTCACCTCCAGCGCCGGAAACCGTGGCAAAGCTCCAGAGCGATTTCTCGCGCGACGGTATGGACGTCATGACGACCGTCGATAGGTTACGCATGTTCTACGCCGTTGAAAGCACCTATCTGAGCATGTTTCTGGCTCTGGGCGGCCTGGGAGTATTGCTGGGGGCCGCCGCCACGGGCATTGTCGTGCTGCGGAACGTATTCGAACGCCGGCGGGAAATCGCGCTGCTCCACGCCTTTGGCTACCCTGCCCCCATGGTGTTCCGGCTACTCCTGCGCGAACACGCGCTTTTGCTCCTCGGCGGCATTCTTGTAGGAGCCGGCGCGGCAACGGTCGCCATGACCCCTGCCTTAGTGTCCATGCAAACCGCCGCAGGCGCCTTGTCACGTTATACCGTCCCCTTCGCGGCGCTACTGCTTGCTGCCGCCAGCGTATGGGCGGCGCTCGTATTTGCCCTGCGCAGTTCAAACATACGCGCGCTTCGATCGGAATAG